The region GAACTAACGCGCTGAAAACCCCCGTGCGATCCTTGCCTCCGGTGCAGTGATAGAGCAACGGCAGTGATCCATCTTTGAGCTTTGCAAAGAGTTGGGCATATTCAGGTGCAGCGGAGAAGGCGAAGTTCGCGTAGATCTTCGTCATCCAGTCACGAAGCTGATCGGGCGTCGGGTTGGTAGCGAGCAATTTGCGCATGGACGCGGTGGCGTCCTGATTCTTTTCGTCGGTGCCTATGGGCAGAGATATATGCTCAACCTGGGCATCGGGAATCCAGGTTTCAGGAGCAGCAGCATTTTCGCTGGGGGTGCGAAAGTCGCAGACGGCATGGATACCAATCTGATTGAGGTAGTTATAGTCGGCTGGCGTTAGGTAGGTCAGAACGCCGGAACGATAGAGCATTCCCCAGCGCACAAAGCGACCGTCAGTGGTTTCGTAGCCGCCGAGGTCGCGGAAGTTAGGTGTTCCTTCAAGCGGAAGATGGCGGATGGATACCTCGCGTTGTTCTCCGCTATCAGCCTTGAGGAAGAAGAAGACTCGCTCGCCGGGTTTGCCTGCCTGCACTGTTGCGGTAGACTCGCCGGTCTTGAGAAGTGCGGGACCGACAGGGTGCTGAGCATCGGTGCTCGCATAGATCGTGACCGCATGAGTGTCGCCGGTGAGGGTATAGCTGAGCTTGTATTTGTCGACTCCGATTTGGGTGCAGTCAAGATGGGTAATGTCGGCATGTACGAATGTGGAAGCGGCGACGAAAAAAACAGTCGCAACAATCTGTTTCAACATAAGGTAATCCTCTCAGGGTGTATGTTTGGTTGTTTATTGAAGCCACGGCGCATCGTTGCATTTCGTATCTCGCTACCCGGCCAGTGGTAGTTTCGATGTATAGCTGGGAGCTAGATTGCGACTAGAAACTGAGGCGAAGTCCTGCCTGTATCTCTCGCGGTGTGTTGGCCTGGCTCAGGAAAATCTGACCGAAGCTCGACGATGCGATGCTTGTATTTGGTCCGGCGAACTGGACGCGGTTGAAGGCGTTGAAAAACTCCATACGGAAGTCCAGCGCATATCGCTCTGTGAAGAAGAGTTTTTTGGCTGCGAGCATATCGAAGTTCTTCGTGCCCGGGGCGCGTACGTTGGCCAGATAACGCGGCGCGTTACCGAACTGGAACGATGGTGTCGGAGTAAAGGCAGCGGGGTTGAAGTAGTAGCTGCCATTCTTCATGGTGCGTCCGCCAGGTACTGCAGTCGAAAGGCCCGTGACATTGGGACGCATTGATGTGCCACCCCCAAAAGAGTTCGAGAAGTTGGGACTCGAGACAGCGATTGGTGCACCATCATCGTAGGTGAAGAACGCGCCTAGGGTGAATCCACCCGCGGCCTGACTAACCCATCCTTGGTTGGCGAGGGGTTTGCCGTGGCCGAAGGGAAGCTCGTACTGACCGCTCAGGCGGATAACGTTGGGCAGGTCTTGCTGTGAGATCGAGCGCTCACAGGGAATGCAGTTATTGTCCTGCGCTTGCGCGGTGACAAAGTAGTCGCCGACGTCATCCATCATTTTGCTATGCGTGTAGGTGAACAGAAGAGCGAGGCCCTGGGAGAAGCGGTGTTCCACTGAGAGTTGCATTGCGTGATACGACGACTGACCAACACTCGACGTCGCGGTCATATTTTGGAATTGCGGATGTGGTCGCAGCAGTTGACCATATTGCACTGTTGGCGCGCTCAGCAATGAGGTGCGGTCCGTGATGACTCCGTAGAAGGGGTTCGGCACGGTGGCAAGGAGCTTGGAGCCGAGCGAGAGATCTGCGTCGGGAAGCTGGTTGTAGTTGACCGGCGTATATAGATGCAGGCCGTTGTTGCCGACGTAGCCGAGCGTCACGACAAAGTTGCCGGGCAGTTGCCGCTGTATATCGAGCGACCACTGCTCGCTGTAGCTGATCTTCTGTTGGCGCGGAATACCGGAGATGCTTTGTCCGACGAGCGTATTCAGCCCGAGCGAATTTCCAGTTGGCTGCGTAAGCCCGTTGGGGAAAGGATTGGCCTGGTTGAACTGTGGAGTGACACCGTTAGCGAGTGCCGGGTTCGATGTAGTAGCGGCTGCGAAGCCTGCACTCGCATTGGCGAGATCCGCGGGCGGCGCATGAAAGATTCCGAAACCTCCGCGTACTACTGTCTGTTCGTTCCAGCGATATGCGAAACCGACGCGCGGGTCGAAGTTTAATTTCTGTGCAGTCTGCAGGCGCGGACCTACGCCGTTAGTGCCAACGAAGCCCGGACCGCCGGTGAGATTGCCAAGCGAGCTGACCTTTGAGTTGAGTGGCGATGGCGATGCCAGATCAAGAAAGACGTATTGGTTCTTGTTCTCTTTATCGGGCAATTCGAGGTTATAGCGCAGGCCGTAGGTGAGAGTCAGCTTCGGCGTGATGTGGTAGTCATCCTGCGCGTAGAAGGCGTAGTACGGATGGCTGTAAAGAAAACCGGGTGCGTAGCCGCTTGTAACCGTACCTGTGCCTAGTAGTAGATCTGCGATACCTGAGCCTGAATCGCCTACGGCCGCTTGTGGATTAGGGCCGCCAGTGAAGTTGCTGTTCGCTGTGACCGAAACCTCTTGCGCAATGTTCAGTCCGGTGGGGAAGTAGCGGAAGTCGAAGCCATACTTCAGCGAGTGTTTGCCTTTGAGCTGTGAGAGCGCGGCGGCGTACTGGTAAACAGTACCGAAGTCGGTCTCGAGACCACCTTCGGGGCCGATGCTGCTGATACGGTTCGCTGTAACTACAGGGAAGCTGAGCGCTGTGAGACCTGCAACTACATTGTTGTTGAAACCGAGCTTGGTCGGGTTATATCCAAGCGACTCTGGCGTGCGGTTCGATTCCTGGTGAGCATAGGTGAAGTGATGTTCGAAGACGAGATTGGCATTCAGCACCCAGGTATGGTCGCCCATAATGTTGTAGCCGGGGAGTCGCTGGCTGCCGGGCTCGTATGAAAGGCCGTTGCCGTAAGGGTCAGGATAGATGTTGTTACGCTGAAACCAGTTGAAGCGGGCGAAGATCGAGTGCGCGTCATTGATGCGATGGTCGATGCGCAGGTTGACGATGTTCTGGTTGCTCGCTGTCGTCGCGTTTGAAAAATAATTATTCACCGAACTGAGCCCCTGTCCGGGCTGGTTGGGAGATGGATAGTTCGAGAGGATGTTGACTCCTGTCGCATCAAGGAACTGCGAGGGAATGACGTTGCCCTGAAAAGGCGTACGAATGTAGCGCGTCGTGCCAGCAGGAGCAGTAGGGTCAAGCATGGTCGAACGCGGATCGTAGATGACAATCAGGTTACCGTTAGCATCGCGGGTCTGAGAGAAGTCTCCCTTGCGCTCAAGCGCGGTGGGTACGGTGCCGAGAAAGCTGCCAGCCTGGCTTTGACGCAGCCCCTCGAAGGTCGAGAAGAAAAAGGTGCGGTTGGTGCCGTTGTAAAAACGCGGCAGAATGACCGGACCGCCGAGCGCATAGCCGAACTGGTTGCGCTGGAAGTGCGGTTTTTTGAGACCAGCGGCATCGGAGTTGTAGCTGTTGGCATCGAGCGTACTGTTGCGCAGATACTCGAAGACGCTGCCATGGAGCTGATTGGTGCCGGACTTGGTGGCAAAGGTGACGATACCTCCGCTGGTGCGCCCCCACTCGGGTGCGTAGGCGGTGGTCAACACTTTGAACTCCTGTATGGCGTCAACCTGCGGAACATCGGCGATGGCGTTGTAGTCATACAGTGTGGTGTTTGCTGCACCATCTAAGAGACTTTCAGTGGTAGAGAGCTTGCTACCGTTGATCCGGAAGGTATTGGTATATGCCTGGCTCTGGTCGTTATTGCCGGACTCTGGGCTATAGGCGGTGACGCCTTGTGCAAAATTTACCAATTGCAGCGGATTGCGGATATTCAACGGTGTGTTCTGTACAAACTCACTCTCGATCACATTGCCACGATCGGGATGATCGGTGACAAGCTCGGGTGCAGTGGCGTTGACCTGGATGCTCTGTGACTGGCTCTCGGGCGCGAGTGTGACGTCGACCGAGCGGGAGCTGCCAACCTCGAGCTTGATATTTTCGAGAGTGAACTTTGCGAAGCTCGGGGCCGAAGCGCGCAGCACATAGTTGCCCGGTGCGATGGGGGGAAAGAGGAAGTAGCCATCGTGGTTCGTTGTGACTGAGCGCGTCTCGCTGGTGGTATAGCTGGTGATTGTGACGGCCGCGCCTTCGACGGGGAGGCCGGCATTATCCATGACGTGACCGTTAACAGCGCTGCTCTGCGCGAAGGCCGCAACGCCTGACAGGACACAACATAGAACTATGCGCAGACCGAAGAGAACAGACGCGATCCATGTGCGGCGAGAAGAAGGTTGCAAGGATTTCATTGGAGAAGCGATGTAGAGGCTCATGCCTTCAATCTGGCAGTCTCCTGAGGAAAATGCGTCGTATCGGCCCGTAAAATGGGGTTACACGCGGGGATAAAGCCCTTCAACAGATATTAACGTTCGATGATTAACCTTTGGTTATGATCCGACATGGCGAAGTTGACGCTCAGATGCAGCGCATTCTGGAGTCGTCGATCTTCGTTAGTGCTGCACGGTCAAGACAGTTTCTTGAGTTCTGCGTTGGGCGCGCGATGCGTGGCGAGACCTCCGATCTAAAGGAGACGACGATTGCCATTGAGGTCTTCCTGCGCGCGGCGGATTACGATCCAAAGGTCGACCCCATCGTACGTGTGCATGCGCGACGAGTGCGCGAAAAGCTTGATCAGTACTATCGCACAACCGGTGTAAACGACCCGATCAGGATTAACCTGCCTAAAGGCGGCTATGTTCCGCAGATTCTTCGAACGCTTCCCATTCGCAGAACCGAGTTCGCAGATTGGGGAGAGCAGCTTCCGGACGAACGTCTAGCATCTCTCTATGATTGCAGAGCCTCCTCGATGCATCATCTTGCGACCAGCGCACGAGTTGCCGAGCCTGCATTACGAAAACTAAAGTTAATGACCGGCGTAATCTTTGCCGCTCTGGTGGGCTTTGCCATCGTCTGGATATGGTGGGGACAACGGCACGTTGCCGCCGCATCATTCAACGCCTTGAGCCCCGTCGATCTCTTTGCCGGAAACACGACCGATTCTTCGTGGTCGCCTGACGGCAAATGGTTGGCAGCGGCCATGATTCCGCGCGGTGAAGATACGTCGCACATATACATTCAGAATGTACGCAACGAAACTCCGCCCGTGCGCCTGACCGAAGGTTCACTTTCGGAGACGAGGCCAGTGTGGTCGCCTGATAACCACGAGATCGCTTTCGTACGTCGCATCGACATTTCGCACTTCGAGATTGTGCGCTTCAACCTCGCGACCAGGGCCCTGAGCGTCGTGGGCAGATTCGTCTCTTACTGGCCAATTCTCGAGGATCATCCTGCGCTCGACTGGTCACCGGATGGCCGGTCTTTGCTGACCACGGAGCAACCCATTGCAGGCAATCCGATGCGTATCGTGTTGGTCTCGATCGCGACAGGCGAGCGTACCTTCGTCACCTCGCCGCCGGTAAACTCAAGTGGAGATATCGATGCGAAGTTCTCGCCCGACGGTCGATGGATTGCATTTCGGCGCGGCGGCCTCGGCGATCTCTACGTGGTCTCGGTCGAAGGCGAGCAGGTAAAACCCGCGACACGACTAACCTTCGATACCAAAGGGGTACGTGGCATTGCATGGATCGATCATGGCCGTTCCATCCTCTACGGTACCCAGCGAAGTGAGACTGAACCTTATGGGCTATGGAAGATTGCCAAAGATGGCGGTATGCCGCAGCCAGTGACGCCGGCTGACTTCGACGCCATCAATCCAGCAGTTTCTCCTAGCGGTGCGCTGGTCTTTGAACATAGGCAGCTAGTCACGGAATTGATGGAGCAGCCAATCGCGACAGGTGGTGATGCACATCTGTTGTTGACATCGGATAAGTCCGACTCCTCCCCCGCCTACTCTCCAGATGGAAAATCCATTGCATTTGTCAGCACACGCACGGGATGGGGTGAACTCTGGCTCTATCGCACAGGCTCGAGCGCGCCGGTACAGTTGACACACTTTCGCGGCGAAGGCCTGGTTTTCATCCCCTCCTGGGCACCTGACGGCGGTTCACTCGCATTCAGCTTTCGCAAAGATGGCGCCACGAACATCATGGTGTATAACCTCGCCAGTGGCAGCATGCGTACACTCACCGAGACGCGCCATCGCGACTTCAATCCTGTTTACAGCGCTGATGGCAGGTATCTCTTTTACTCATCAAACGACGACGGCACATCGCGGATATGGCGCATGCATGCCGACGGTACGGGCCGAGCCGAACCGTTGTTCGTCGAGGCAGTATCGAGCTTTCTTCCATCGAGCGACGGGCGCTGGCTCTACTTCATCGAGCAGGACGCACAGCTTTCACTCTGGCGCAGAAGCCTTATCGATGGCTCGACCGAGCAGATCTTTCATGTTGCCGGCCGCGCGACCTTTGTGGATAATCTTGCGATTGCTGGCAATCGCGTGTATCTCGCGGTGTCACAGAGCGACCTGTCTGTCTCAGACCTCTTCGAGATCGACTCTACTGCGAAGCATGCCCACGTCGTTGCTCATCTGCGCGATCTTCCTCCGCTTTCCGAGTCCGGAATAGCCGGCTTCTCGATCAGCCCGGACGGGCGCACGCTGATTGTCGATCACACGAGACACTACGCGACCGAACTGTATGAGGTAAAGCAAGGCCTAACCATGCCTGGAGAACAATACGGCGATTGATTCAGAAGCGTGTGTCCGGAAATCGATGGACGCTTTCTACGCTCATCTCTATTGAGATACCGATTGCCGCCTTTTATCCCTCATTGCGGTTTTCCAGCCGCAGTCCTCTACTTTTTCGCTGGATAGATGATCTTGCTTTGACCTTGTTGCTAAATTGGTCCTTCCACACAATCCGAATAAGTAATTACCAGGTATCCGATCCAAGGATGGCGGTTACCATCGGTTGAAGTCTGCCGAATCGACTCGGGTTGATAAATTTTCTCCAATTAATGCTGCAAAATTCTGCAAACTCTTTGTCGTTCGCACTTTTTGGAGATGGACGATGATTGAAAACTTTTCTTGACAAGCAGCTCTCCTGCCCCTTAAAGTTCTCCAGTTCCTGATTTGTAGTTGAGAAATGGACAGACCAGTCATTTTCGTGATCTGTAATAGGTCAGGTGTCTAGAGCTTTGTTGGTCGGGACATGATTCCGTTCTATCGTTACCAGTTTTTGTAGGGAAGCCGTTTTGGAGACAGGTGATAGCCAGACCATCGCCCGAATCTCTTTCTTGTGGTTTTTAGCAGTCTGCGTTTGATAACGAGAGTGAGCAAGTCTATGAAGAGCATTGTCTCCGCCCTGCGGATGTTCCGCAGCATGCCTGCCCTGATGTCCCTTACATTGCTTGTCGTTGCCTTCGGCACGGCGAACTCGATTGCACAGATTGGGCCTGTGGCACTGCCCAATACCATCACCACAGTTGCCGGAGGCGGCGTTACCACGACCGCGGGCGCATCATGTGCTGTTGGCAGTCCCTATAAAGCGACCGATGCCTTTGGCGATGGTTGCCCGGCGAGCATGGCCAGCTTCGGCAGCGATGGCCGTGGCGGGCTGGTGGTCGATGGTGCGGGAGATGTCTTCGTCAGCGATGTGAACAACGAGCTCATCCGCTGGATTAACAGCCGCAGCGGCATCATCAACACGCTCGCGGGCGCAAGCAAGGCATGCGGCACTGCCAGCGGCCAGCAGGACAAGTTCGGCGACGGCTGCCCGGTGTCCGAGACGACGGGCTTCAACTCGCCGCGCGGGCTGGGGATCGACGCCTATGGAAATATCTTCAACGCTGGCTATAACGACCATGCTGTAAATATCATCTGCCGGTCGGCGTCGCCGCTGTGCCCGAATACAGCTGGCACGAAGCAGGTCGGCTCGATGTATCGCATCGCCGGATGCATCGCAGGGGCAACCTCAGGCGGCACGGCCACGGCGGGAACAACGGCAGGTACGAGCGGCGATGGCACGGTAGCAAGCCCGTTCGGCAACCTTGCCGGCGATGTTGCAGCGTGGGGAACGGGAAGCACGGCCTACGGCACCTGCTCGACTACGACAGGCGGACTCAACGGCGCGCGCGGCGTAGCTGCAGATCGTTACGGCAATGTCTACATCGCCGACACCGGGAACAATCGTTATCGTGTGGTAGTTGGGCCGGCGTCGTATAACGGCGTGGTCAATCCGCTGGCGGGCGTACTGAGCCTCGATCCGACATATGCTTCGCTTACGCCGGAGACTGCGGCGGGGAGAATCTATCCCATTCTCGGAGGGTTTACAGCGCCGACAGCGTCCGGTGTGGCCTGTGCTGGAGCGGGTGGCGGAAGCTCGCTTGACAGCAAGGGCGACGGCTGTCCGTTTTATCAGACAGCGGCGGGCAGTGGGCCGCAGGGCATCGCCGTCGATTCGTTCGGCAATGTGATCTTCGGTGACGACGGCAGCTCGCTACTACGGGTTCTGTACATGGGTGGAGCCGCGATGGCCAACGCGATCACGGTGAACAATCCCACAGTGACGGCTCCGGTGGTGGGCTCGGTATATGTGCTGGCCGGAGGTGGAGGCAGCGGCGTGGGGTTGACGCCGTCGAAGGGAACGAGCACCAGCATCGACTCGAACATCTTCAAGGTGACGATTGGCGCGAATGGAAACATCTTTATCGGCGACGGCTCGCAGGTACTGTTTTACGACCTGAGCACGGGATACATTCGCAAACTGTTTGCCGCGGGCGTAC is a window of Edaphobacter dinghuensis DNA encoding:
- a CDS encoding tyrosine-protein phosphatase, whose translation is MLKQIVATVFFVAASTFVHADITHLDCTQIGVDKYKLSYTLTGDTHAVTIYASTDAQHPVGPALLKTGESTATVQAGKPGERVFFFLKADSGEQREVSIRHLPLEGTPNFRDLGGYETTDGRFVRWGMLYRSGVLTYLTPADYNYLNQIGIHAVCDFRTPSENAAAPETWIPDAQVEHISLPIGTDEKNQDATASMRKLLATNPTPDQLRDWMTKIYANFAFSAAPEYAQLFAKLKDGSLPLLYHCTGGKDRTGVFSALVLLTLGVPEQTVLNDYALTNRYIREAGPDALKKMTAASGNSASFMTKLTPEQQKVMMAADPEYLRSMLRAIDTKYGSFDNYRRTALHVSDADAETLRNRLLTN
- a CDS encoding TonB-dependent receptor, yielding MQPSSRRTWIASVLFGLRIVLCCVLSGVAAFAQSSAVNGHVMDNAGLPVEGAAVTITSYTTSETRSVTTNHDGYFLFPPIAPGNYVLRASAPSFAKFTLENIKLEVGSSRSVDVTLAPESQSQSIQVNATAPELVTDHPDRGNVIESEFVQNTPLNIRNPLQLVNFAQGVTAYSPESGNNDQSQAYTNTFRINGSKLSTTESLLDGAANTTLYDYNAIADVPQVDAIQEFKVLTTAYAPEWGRTSGGIVTFATKSGTNQLHGSVFEYLRNSTLDANSYNSDAAGLKKPHFQRNQFGYALGGPVILPRFYNGTNRTFFFSTFEGLRQSQAGSFLGTVPTALERKGDFSQTRDANGNLIVIYDPRSTMLDPTAPAGTTRYIRTPFQGNVIPSQFLDATGVNILSNYPSPNQPGQGLSSVNNYFSNATTASNQNIVNLRIDHRINDAHSIFARFNWFQRNNIYPDPYGNGLSYEPGSQRLPGYNIMGDHTWVLNANLVFEHHFTYAHQESNRTPESLGYNPTKLGFNNNVVAGLTALSFPVVTANRISSIGPEGGLETDFGTVYQYAAALSQLKGKHSLKYGFDFRYFPTGLNIAQEVSVTANSNFTGGPNPQAAVGDSGSGIADLLLGTGTVTSGYAPGFLYSHPYYAFYAQDDYHITPKLTLTYGLRYNLELPDKENKNQYVFLDLASPSPLNSKVSSLGNLTGGPGFVGTNGVGPRLQTAQKLNFDPRVGFAYRWNEQTVVRGGFGIFHAPPADLANASAGFAAATTSNPALANGVTPQFNQANPFPNGLTQPTGNSLGLNTLVGQSISGIPRQQKISYSEQWSLDIQRQLPGNFVVTLGYVGNNGLHLYTPVNYNQLPDADLSLGSKLLATVPNPFYGVITDRTSLLSAPTVQYGQLLRPHPQFQNMTATSSVGQSSYHAMQLSVEHRFSQGLALLFTYTHSKMMDDVGDYFVTAQAQDNNCIPCERSISQQDLPNVIRLSGQYELPFGHGKPLANQGWVSQAAGGFTLGAFFTYDDGAPIAVSSPNFSNSFGGGTSMRPNVTGLSTAVPGGRTMKNGSYYFNPAAFTPTPSFQFGNAPRYLANVRAPGTKNFDMLAAKKLFFTERYALDFRMEFFNAFNRVQFAGPNTSIASSSFGQIFLSQANTPREIQAGLRLSF
- a CDS encoding PD40 domain-containing protein; its protein translation is MIRHGEVDAQMQRILESSIFVSAARSRQFLEFCVGRAMRGETSDLKETTIAIEVFLRAADYDPKVDPIVRVHARRVREKLDQYYRTTGVNDPIRINLPKGGYVPQILRTLPIRRTEFADWGEQLPDERLASLYDCRASSMHHLATSARVAEPALRKLKLMTGVIFAALVGFAIVWIWWGQRHVAAASFNALSPVDLFAGNTTDSSWSPDGKWLAAAMIPRGEDTSHIYIQNVRNETPPVRLTEGSLSETRPVWSPDNHEIAFVRRIDISHFEIVRFNLATRALSVVGRFVSYWPILEDHPALDWSPDGRSLLTTEQPIAGNPMRIVLVSIATGERTFVTSPPVNSSGDIDAKFSPDGRWIAFRRGGLGDLYVVSVEGEQVKPATRLTFDTKGVRGIAWIDHGRSILYGTQRSETEPYGLWKIAKDGGMPQPVTPADFDAINPAVSPSGALVFEHRQLVTELMEQPIATGGDAHLLLTSDKSDSSPAYSPDGKSIAFVSTRTGWGELWLYRTGSSAPVQLTHFRGEGLVFIPSWAPDGGSLAFSFRKDGATNIMVYNLASGSMRTLTETRHRDFNPVYSADGRYLFYSSNDDGTSRIWRMHADGTGRAEPLFVEAVSSFLPSSDGRWLYFIEQDAQLSLWRRSLIDGSTEQIFHVAGRATFVDNLAIAGNRVYLAVSQSDLSVSDLFEIDSTAKHAHVVAHLRDLPPLSESGIAGFSISPDGRTLIVDHTRHYATELYEVKQGLTMPGEQYGD